In Thermodesulfobacteriota bacterium, the DNA window GTTTTGACCTGCCCGTTTATATGACATCTGCTACCCATCGGGCGGCGGCCAGATACCTGGGCCGTATAAAAGAGGTATGCACTGTCGAGAGCGGCCGCTCTTTCACTATCGATAGTATTACCGTTCACCCCTTTTCCATCCCTCATGACGCCGCTGATCCGATCGGCCTTTGCGTCAGTAACGCCCGGGTCAAGCTGGGCATCTCCACGGACCTGGGGATGGTTACACGCCTTGCTTCTAATGAACTGAAGGGATGTCAGGCCGTAATTATGGAGGCCAATCATGACCCGGAGATGCTGGAGTACGGCCCTTATCCGTGGCATCTGAAACAGAGAATAAAGGGACGATTAGGCCATTTATCAAATTATCAGACCTGCCAGTTGCTGGAAGAGATACTCCATCCCGGGTTGCAGCACATAGTCCTGGCCCATTTGAGCCAGGTGAATAATCACCCGGAGAAGGCCTATCAAACCGTCAAAAATTTCCTTAAACAATCTTCGGCTACTGCCGGTCTTTCGCTATCCTGGCAGGATCGGGTGGGGAAAATGGTGGAGGTAAGAGGATGATGCCTATGGATATATCTACATCGGTAAAATTTCTTATCGAACAGGCCCTGGCTGAGGATATCGGGCCGGGGGATCTGACCACGGAGGCCCTGATCGATCCTGAACTCCAGGGACAGGCCACCCTCGTAGCCAAACAGGACTTCCTGGTTGCCGGGCTTGAAGTCGCCGGGCAGGTCTTTCATACGCTGAATCCCGCTATCGAATTTAAAGCCCTCCTCAAAGACGGGGGGCGCGCTGCGTCCGGGGAAGTACTGGCCGAGGTTTACGGGCCGGTCGCCGACCTGCTCAGAGGCGAGAGGGTAGCCCTTAATTTCTTGCAGCGCCTATCGGGTATCGCCACCCACACCCATAAATTCGTTGAGGCCGTGGCCGGGTTGCCGGTTAAGATCTTGGACACCCGGAAGACCACCCCCGGCCTGCGCCTTCTGGAAAAGTATGCCGTCCGGATGGGAGGCGGCCATAATCACCGTTTTGGCCTATATGACGCCATTTTAATCAAAGATAATCATCTATCCGCTGTTAACTCACTGGCCGGGGCAATCCGGCGGGCTAAGGACTATGCCCCGCATGTAGCAAAAGTTGAGATAGAAGTCAGCAGCATAGACCAGCTTAAGGAGGCCCTGAAAGCCGGGGCCGGGGCCATCCTCCTGGACAACATGGACATCCCGACCCTGAAAGAGGCCGTGGCCGTGGCCGGGGGAAAGGCCGTCCTTGAAGCCTCTGGCGGGGTAAATCTAAAGAACGTGCGGGAAATAGCGGAGACCGGCGTGGACTTAATCTCCATCGGCGCCCTCACTCACTCCGCCCCGGCCTGCGATATAAGCATGCGGCTGTCTATTCTCTTACCTCATACTCCAGGTAAATAGTCACCGTCCGGTTGAGGGCCCGGCCCTCCGGCCGGCCGTTATCATAAAGAGGATCGCGGGGGCCTATGCCTTCATGGGTGATTCTCTCGTCCGCCGTAATCCCTCCGGCCAGCATCTGATCGTAAACAGCCCTGGCTCGCCTCTCTGATAGCCTCAGGTTGTAATCTTCTTTGCCTATAATGTCCGTATGGCCGACGATCTTCACCCCGGCAGCCGGGAGCTGTTTTATCCTCTCGATTATCTGATTCAGGACGGCCTTATTCTGTTCCTTTATATCCGCGCGATCGAAGTCAAAGAGTATAAGCGCATATTTTTCCAGCACCTTATGGCCCGTCTTCTGGGCGAGCTGTTCCTCGCGCCTTATGAACGTAACAGAAGAAGGCGCGGAAACGGTCTTGTAGCTCTGCCCTTTTTCGTCTATGACCTCCATGCGAACGCTGAGATTTTTGTAAGCGCCGATCTTGCGGAGATCAAGGTCTTTCAGATCAAAGGCGTAGGCCGGCGCAGGTTCTCCCTCGCCATCTACAGACCGGATTACGGCGTCATCACCCATTATCTCTATACCCCAATGCGCTACGCCATACCCGGCCTGTATCTGTGGTAAGAGCCGGATCTCTTTGGCGTCGCTCATCGCCTCCAGATATGTGCTTTTTATAGTGTCAGCTATGGACGGGGAATCAGAATATATCTCTACGCGCTGGTTTTCGGCTCTCCCCTCGTTTACCCGGTTGGTGCTGGCCATGGCCGGCAGACGGCGGGCCTCAATATCCATCCGGGTTGGGTCTATGCCCCATATATCCTTTAAATAAGACTGTACGGCCCCGGCCCTCTGCCGGGAGAGGTTAAGTTTACCCCGCTCCACGCCATAATGCGCATTACAGCCGACAATTTTTATACGGGCCTCCGGATGCCCGGTCATTCGTTTCCCTATAACGTTCAGGATGTGATGATACTTATCCATCGTGCCTTTTAATTCACTCTCTTTAAATGCCCCGGTCTCGGCCTTATCTGTGAAAAGGCCATACCGCCCGGGGATTACACCTTCGCCTGTCTCGAAATATACATAATTAAGCAATGGAGAGCTGTCAACCGTGGTCACTTCCTCGATAGTTATCTTATCCGGCTCCATGTTCAGCGAGCCGGAGGGCGGAGGCACAAGCCCATGTATCACTTTTTCCCTGGAAATCCTGACCGGACACGGACCCGCGGTAGTTTCATAACTATCACCATAGATGTCCGTCACTCTGATACGGGGTTCAAGGTTGCCGATAGCGGCCAGCCTTGCCCGGCCCAGTTCGTCCAGAGGAAACGCATATAACGGCTTTAGGTCACCTGTGCCCTTTATGGTCTTTATAGATTTATTATCACCGAGGAGGGTGAGTTCCCAATCGGCGATGCCGTATTCAGCCGCTATCTGCGGCCGGATTTTTATCTCATCTATGCCGTTCGTCTCTGTAATAAATGCATTTGCCGCATCCGCCTGCATAGCCGGCAGATCGTATATGATCTCTACCCGCTGATTTTCCGCCCGTCCGCCCAAGACATCCATGGCCGTGGCCTGCGCCGGCAGATTGCGGGTCTCCACCTTCATGCGCAGGGGATCCACCCCCCAGACATTATAAAGATAGGCCCTTACCGCCTCGGCCCGGCGGCTCGAAAGATCAAGGTTATTCTTTTCCACACCGGTGTCTGAGTTACAGCCTACAATACGCACCCGGGCCATAGGATTTTGGGTCAGGCGTCTGCCCACGATATTGAGCAGGTTGTAATACCGCTCCGGCGCGGATTTCAGGGTCTTTTCATCGAAGGTCTGCGTCTGCGCCCTGTCCTTCAGAAGGACATACTTTCCGGGAATTTCACTCTTGCCTGCCTCAAAGAATACATGATTCAATACCGGCGAGCCATCGTTCATGGTAAACATGTCAAAATTTAATTCCGCAGGCTCCAGGGACAAGGTCCCCTGCGGAGGATTTAGAAAACGATACGTAACTACGTAGCGATGGAACAAGGTCGTAGAAAAGGACTGGAAAATGGGCAGAAGTTCAGTGGCGGAAACAGCCTTCCATATCTTGCCTCCGTGGGCCTCGGCAAACGATTTAAGGAAGGGGTCCGGAGCCGGCACCGGCATATAGTCTATGGAATAGGCCGCAAGATTCACTATCCCCCTGGCCGCGGCCTCTACCGCCTTACGATCCAGGGTGCTGTTGAGATCCTCGCCATCTGAGAAGACCACGAGAAACTTATTGCCCTTTTCCGGCATCTTTTGGATTAAATCCAGCCCGGCCGCCATGCCTTCGTAGAGGAAGGTCCGGTTGGTTAATCCGCGATCAAAGCTTTCCCGGAAAAAGTTCCTGAGCCTTGAGACATCGTTGGAACGAAAGGTCTTGACGTGCAGGTTGCGTTCATTGACCTTCATGGCGTGTGCATCATCAAAGACCACTACCTGAATATCGTCGATGGGCCGCACTATCTTGAGGAACTCTTCCAGGGCCGCGAGGAGCGGCTGTACGGCCTGGCGCTCCTTCATGGAGAAGGAATTATCTACAACCAGGACCACGTTCAGTCCCACATCCTTTCTGGTTTCA includes these proteins:
- a CDS encoding OmpA family protein encodes the protein MKKVIFVLCLIVIGIFYFCNCYAEEGFQVLAPARAVKLSYQVIGENKVLVSALDAEDNPVEGLKAEDFVVQRERKKARILSAESLETRKDVGLNVVLVVDNSFSMKERQAVQPLLAALEEFLKIVRPIDDIQVVVFDDAHAMKVNERNLHVKTFRSNDVSRLRNFFRESFDRGLTNRTFLYEGMAAGLDLIQKMPEKGNKFLVVFSDGEDLNSTLDRKAVEAAARGIVNLAAYSIDYMPVPAPDPFLKSFAEAHGGKIWKAVSATELLPIFQSFSTTLFHRYVVTYRFLNPPQGTLSLEPAELNFDMFTMNDGSPVLNHVFFEAGKSEIPGKYVLLKDRAQTQTFDEKTLKSAPERYYNLLNIVGRRLTQNPMARVRIVGCNSDTGVEKNNLDLSSRRAEAVRAYLYNVWGVDPLRMKVETRNLPAQATAMDVLGGRAENQRVEIIYDLPAMQADAANAFITETNGIDEIKIRPQIAAEYGIADWELTLLGDNKSIKTIKGTGDLKPLYAFPLDELGRARLAAIGNLEPRIRVTDIYGDSYETTAGPCPVRISREKVIHGLVPPPSGSLNMEPDKITIEEVTTVDSSPLLNYVYFETGEGVIPGRYGLFTDKAETGAFKESELKGTMDKYHHILNVIGKRMTGHPEARIKIVGCNAHYGVERGKLNLSRQRAGAVQSYLKDIWGIDPTRMDIEARRLPAMASTNRVNEGRAENQRVEIYSDSPSIADTIKSTYLEAMSDAKEIRLLPQIQAGYGVAHWGIEIMGDDAVIRSVDGEGEPAPAYAFDLKDLDLRKIGAYKNLSVRMEVIDEKGQSYKTVSAPSSVTFIRREEQLAQKTGHKVLEKYALILFDFDRADIKEQNKAVLNQIIERIKQLPAAGVKIVGHTDIIGKEDYNLRLSERRARAVYDQMLAGGITADERITHEGIGPRDPLYDNGRPEGRALNRTVTIYLEYEVRE
- the nadC gene encoding carboxylating nicotinate-nucleotide diphosphorylase; its protein translation is MDISTSVKFLIEQALAEDIGPGDLTTEALIDPELQGQATLVAKQDFLVAGLEVAGQVFHTLNPAIEFKALLKDGGRAASGEVLAEVYGPVADLLRGERVALNFLQRLSGIATHTHKFVEAVAGLPVKILDTRKTTPGLRLLEKYAVRMGGGHNHRFGLYDAILIKDNHLSAVNSLAGAIRRAKDYAPHVAKVEIEVSSIDQLKEALKAGAGAILLDNMDIPTLKEAVAVAGGKAVLEASGGVNLKNVREIAETGVDLISIGALTHSAPACDISMRLSILLPHTPGK
- a CDS encoding MBL fold metallo-hydrolase; the encoded protein is MIRFCVLASGSKGNCTYLESHGVRFLVDAGLSATEITRRLNAIGVSPDSLSGVIVTHEHNDHIRGVGVISRRFDLPVYMTSATHRAAARYLGRIKEVCTVESGRSFTIDSITVHPFSIPHDAADPIGLCVSNARVKLGISTDLGMVTRLASNELKGCQAVIMEANHDPEMLEYGPYPWHLKQRIKGRLGHLSNYQTCQLLEEILHPGLQHIVLAHLSQVNNHPEKAYQTVKNFLKQSSATAGLSLSWQDRVGKMVEVRG